Proteins from a genomic interval of Danio rerio strain Tuebingen ecotype United States chromosome 4, GRCz12tu, whole genome shotgun sequence:
- the LOC108183327 gene encoding GDSL lipase Rv0518-like isoform X7 translates to MLRCCQDQHLQHNLNKDDLMLGTAESPGAVVLHVGTNDTGLRQSEILKKDFRSLIETVRRTSPATQIIVSGPLPTYRRGNERFSRLLALNEWLITWCKEQKLLFANNWNLFWERPRLFRPDGLHPSRAGAELLSDNISRLLRTI, encoded by the coding sequence ATAAAGATGACTTAATGCTGGGCactgccgagagccctggtgccgttgtcctccacgtggggacaaacgacaccgggctccggcagtcggagatcctgaagaaggacttcaggagcctgatcgagacggttcgacgcacctcgcccgccacgcagatcatcgtttctgggccgcttcctacctaccgccgaggaaatgaaaggttcagtagacttttagctttgaatgaatggctaataacatggtgtaaagaacagaaattgctctttgctaataactggaatcttttctgggagcgtcctaggctcttccgtcctgacggcctgcaccccagtcgagccggagctgaactcctgtcggacaacatctccagactacttcgcaccatctga